The sequence GATCAGTTTTATTTTCTGGAGGTGAACACCAGGCTTCAGGTGGAGCATTGCGTCACCGAAGCGGTTTTCGGTATTGATCTGGTGGAATGGATGGTACAGCTTGCAGCAAACGACCTGCCGCCCTTGACCGATATGAATCCCACGTCTTCGGGGGCTGCCATTGAGGTGCGTATTTATGCCGAGGATCCCGGAAAAGCATTCCGGCCCAGCACCGGCCTTTTGATCCAGGTCGTTTTTCCTGAATCTGTGCGCGTGGACAGCTGGGTTGCCAGCGGCACCTTCGTCTCCGCCTTTTACGACCCGCTTTTATCCAAGCTCATCGTTCACGGCCCAACCCGTGAAGAGGCGGTCCTCGCGCTGAAAAATGCGCTGGCAGAAACCCGGCTTAAAGGCATTGAAACCAATCTTCATCTTTTGCGCAGCATCTGTGAATTTCCCGCCTTTCAACAGGGAGCCTATACCACCCGGATTCTGGACAACTATATTTACCAGGCCCTCACTATCTGCGTGGATGCGCCGGGCATGCAGACCACAGTACAGGACTTTCCCGGCCGGACCGGGTACTGGTCTGTGGGGGTTCCCCCTTCGGGCCCCATGGATATGCTCAATCACCGTCTGGCCAATCGCATTGCCGGAAATCCGCCGGAAGCCGCGGCCCTCGAAATCACCGTCAAAGGTCCGGATCTGATCTTTAACGCGGAAACGATTTTTGTGCTCACCGGAGCGGAGATCCAGGCCACCCTGGACGGTGAACCCGTCCCTCGGTATACGCCGGTAACCGCCCCGGCCGGGGCCAAACTGAAAAGCGGGATTGCCGTTGACGGCCAAAGGGCCTGCCTTGCGGTACGCGGCGGCATTGATGTCCCGCTGTACATGGGCAGTCGCTCCACATTTACCCTGGGGCAGTTCGGTGGCCACGGCGGCCGCAGCCTCCAGACCGGGGATGTCCTCTGGACGGGGAATTTAAAACACTCAGAGCCCTGCGCCCTGGAACCGTCCCAATGGCCCAGCCTCACGGACCAATGGGAGATCGGCGTGTTATACGGTCCCCACGGTGCCCCGGATTTTTTCACCCCCAAGGATATGGAGACCTTTTTCAGCACGGCGTGGGAAGTCCATTATAACTCCTCACGCACCGGTGTCCGCCTGATCGGACCGGGACCGGAATGGGCCAGACAGGATGGCGGCGAGGCCGGACTTCACCCGTCCAATATCCACGATACCCCATACGCCGTGGGCGCGGTGGATTATACCGGCGACATGCCGGTGATCCTGGGACCGGACGGCCCAAGTCTTGGCGGCTTTGTGTGCCCGGTGACCATTGTACAGGCCGAATTATGGAAAATGGGACAGCTTAAAGCCGGCAGCCGGGTCCGATTTCGGCTGCTCTCCCCGGAAGAGGCACGGATACTTGAAGAGTGCCAGGAAACTTTGGTTCAGGATCTAAATCGTCCTGAACCTGAAGCGCCATTGAAACAAAGAGCATTTACAGCTTCGGAAACGCCCATCATTCATCAATTTTCCATTGACGGTGACATCCAGGTGGTGTGCCGAAGATCCGGCGACAAAAACCTGCTCATTGAATTTGGAAAGCCTGTCCTGGATTTGACCCTTCGCTTCCATGTCCACGCCCTGATGCTGGCTCTGGAGGAGAAACAACTTGACGGCATACTGGACTTAACACCCGGTATCAGGTCTTTGCAGATCCATTATGACAACCGGATTCAGCCCCTGGACACATTGCTGGAAACGATTGAATCGGTTCAAAAGACCCTTGCAGGAAGTCAAAACCGCAAGGTTCCGGCCCGGATTGTCCATCTACCCCTAAGCTGGGATGATCCGGCCACACACAAGGCCATTGAACGCTATACCCAGTCGGTCCGGCCCGATGCGCCCTGGTG is a genomic window of uncultured Desulfobacter sp. containing:
- the uca gene encoding urea carboxylase, producing the protein MFTKVLVANRGEIAVRIIRTLKKMNIASVAVYSEADAHAMHVLEADESILIGPPAAAQSYLDTTAILAAARQCGAQAIHPGYGFLSENADFADQCAKAGISFIGPSGSHIREFGLKHRARQLAEQFDVPLVPGSQLLPSLEDALAAVMDIGYPVMLKSTSGGGGIGMALCQSDQELSQAWDRIKRLSENNFNDGGLFLEKYIAAARHIEVQIFGDGQGNAQILGDRDCSVQRRNQKVIEETPAPGLSDGLRSSLHEAARRLAQGVGYASAGTVEFVYDTLADQFYFLEVNTRLQVEHCVTEAVFGIDLVEWMVQLAANDLPPLTDMNPTSSGAAIEVRIYAEDPGKAFRPSTGLLIQVVFPESVRVDSWVASGTFVSAFYDPLLSKLIVHGPTREEAVLALKNALAETRLKGIETNLHLLRSICEFPAFQQGAYTTRILDNYIYQALTICVDAPGMQTTVQDFPGRTGYWSVGVPPSGPMDMLNHRLANRIAGNPPEAAALEITVKGPDLIFNAETIFVLTGAEIQATLDGEPVPRYTPVTAPAGAKLKSGIAVDGQRACLAVRGGIDVPLYMGSRSTFTLGQFGGHGGRSLQTGDVLWTGNLKHSEPCALEPSQWPSLTDQWEIGVLYGPHGAPDFFTPKDMETFFSTAWEVHYNSSRTGVRLIGPGPEWARQDGGEAGLHPSNIHDTPYAVGAVDYTGDMPVILGPDGPSLGGFVCPVTIVQAELWKMGQLKAGSRVRFRLLSPEEARILEECQETLVQDLNRPEPEAPLKQRAFTASETPIIHQFSIDGDIQVVCRRSGDKNLLIEFGKPVLDLTLRFHVHALMLALEEKQLDGILDLTPGIRSLQIHYDNRIQPLDTLLETIESVQKTLAGSQNRKVPARIVHLPLSWDDPATHKAIERYTQSVRPDAPWCPSNIEFIRRINGLDSIEDVKNVLFNASYLVMGLGDVYLGAPVATPLDPRYRLVTTKYNPARTWTPENAVGIGGAYLCVYGMEGPGGYQFVGRTVQMWNRYNVTEEFKPGKPWLLRFFDQIRFYPVDHDTLMEMRKNLPYGLAGIRIEESEFDLDKYEAFLAENEESIHQFKDKQQTAFEAERQQWIENGQLNFSSEIPEHTEDTDAVAVMPGCQTVDSAISGSLWKMQVKEGDVVEDGQTIAILECMKMEVDLKSCCAGEVCQIFCSPGDLVSSGQHLVSIKPCQGDA